GAGGGTAAGTTCCAAAGAACTCGCCgaggttcttcttcttctcgtccgtGTCCGGAGGGTACCTGGTATTATATCACAGTACTTAGCAAATCCTCCTCTACCGTTGAAGCCTCAGCCGCAGAACTTACCACTCAATGGGGCAGGGCTTGCCCTGGAACCAGTCAGGGATAAAGACCTTGTACTTGTTGTGGGCGTCGCTGAAGGCGAGGATGTCGGCGCCCTGCAGGGTCTGGTCAAAGTATCCAAAGATGTCGTAGATGACTAcgatggccttcttggcgtcGAGAGGACCGGTGACGTCTTGTCAAGCACTCCATGTTAGCTGTTTCTCCATCTCTGCCTCATAGGATAGCCATACAAGTCTTGTAGCCACCAATCTCCTTGTAAGTTCCCTTGGCCTCGTATCCCGAGGACACGACGGGAGGGATGTTGCAGCAGGCCTCATTGTGGCCGTGGGACGCGGGCATagtcgacatgatgggcaaCGCTGAAGCTCGAGTCGCGATGGCGGGGTAGCTAGCTGTGTAGCGGGAAGCTGTTAGCTAGAGTTCGGCCAGATATGGCGCCGTCTCGGTGAAATAAGGCCGAAATGGCGCTATACAAGGAGGAGCCATGACTTACTCGGCGATTGATAGAAAAAAGGAGccgttgatgaagatggagggaTTGCACGGTGGGAGCTTTCCCTGGAAGTTATGCGGGGGGAAGCCGAGGACATGAGGGGGGCAAGGAGCAACAACGCAACTTCCCGTCCAATCGCAGTGAGTGATGTCATCATTCGCTGTCTCCATTCAATAACAACTTCACTATCTACACCTCATACTGACTTGATGATGACTGTTAAACATGGTATAATATTTCCAATTATTCGCTACGTTGTCCCTGGTATCTACAATCCCCATTTGTGCTGCCCCAATCCCTTCAATTCTTGCCCCGAGCTCCCGTCTCAACTGCCGGTTTCCGACCCCAGCCGGCCCGGCGGGGGGTCCGGCCATCCCACTTGATAACTTCACATCAGATTAATAACATCAATTGTGCAAATGTCTTCGGATTCTTCTACCCCAATCCTATCCCTAGGCTGGATCGGTAATGTCACTTTTCAGTGCCTAGCTATAGACGCCATATAAAACCATAAGATAATCGCTCCCAATGTTGCCCAGAAGCCCGACCACCCTGTGCTCAAACTCGCGCGCCATAACTCCAGACTATGCCAAAAACCCGAAAGGGTTGATCCAACGCTTTGCGCTTGGTTGTATTGTCGACCCGGCCTCTTTTATCACCACTGAAAAGAGCTGCTTAGAAAACCTCTCGTCCGTATAACTTGAATGTCGTTGCATCGTCGCTCCAAATCTTGCCCCTGACTTCTCCTCTCTCTATCAGGGCTGTAACTGTTTCCCAGCCCATCTCTATCCTATAATCACCTCACAGGAGAATTCGGACTGAGTCCTCCCATGCGCCGTACCACCATCTGCATCTTCTCAATGAGCTCGGGGATCCTGTATGGCTTCACCAACACGTCGTCGCACCCAGCTTCCTTTGCCTCCATCACCTGCTCAGGTCGTGCATTAGCCGTCACCGCAATGATCGGGATTCGCCCTCCTGACGCGCAAAAGACTTCTCCGCTGGCCTCGAGTTCTCGAATCTTGCGCGTGCACGTCAGCCCGTCCTGGATCGGCATTTCTATGTCCATCAGGACCAGGTTGATGGCAATCGGCGGTGGATTCGTGCTACTCTTCCCTGACATGTTGCCGCCACCACCGATGCTTAGGCTGAGTCTCGGTGCTACTCCTTGGCGTCGTCTCAGTTTGTCCAGCGCCTCGATTCCATGGTTTGCCACGTCCACCGTGTAGCCCCGATCTGTCAAACCACGCCGCGTGATTTGCTGGTTGATGAGATTGTCCTCCACCACCAGGATCCCATCAAGCCGCACGTTGCCCCCCGGGTTCTGATGTCGCTGCAGTCGAATGTCACGACAAGGTCGCTTGTTTTCCGCGCTCTCTGAGCCATCGGTGCTTGCTATTAGTTTAGCAGCAGCCGCTGCAGCCAGGGCTTCGTTTCTCGATTCTTCGCTGGGGACGTATGTTTCAATGTAGAAGGCAAACGTTGACCCCACGCCGGACTGACTCAGCACTCCAATTGCTCCATTTTGCAACTCCGTCAGCCGGCGAGAGATGAACAGGCCCAGCCCAGAGCCGCCGTACTTGGTATGTGTTTTGGCACTGGCTTGGACAAACTTGTTGAACAGATTGCCCATCTCTTCCGCTGTCAGGCCCTGGCCGGTATCCTTGACCTCGAACAGGAGGTATACGGGATGAGTCCGGCCTCTGAGAGCGGGTTGGTCATATTCCTCCGAAATATCACAGAACCGCGGAATGAACTGCACCGCTGTCATCTCTTCGCCTGGGGTAGTCAACGAGCCCTTGACGCCGATAGTCACGTTCCTCGTCTTGCCCGTCTTGGTGAACTTTAATGCGTTCGTGAGAAGGTTGATCAGAACCTGCTTGACGCGAGACGGGTCAAGGTCGAGGTAGTCGTATCCAAGGTCTGTGTATGACTTGTCGACATATGACGTGAGCTCAATGTCCACACGGCGAGCCTCCACTTCAAACATCTTGAGCGCATCATTGACAATCTGAATTGGGTCCACCGTACAGGGCGTAACAGCTAAGAGCTTCGAGTCAAGCTTGGACATGGTGAGAATGTCGTCAACAATGCGCTTTTGGTGCTGAGCGCAAGTCACAATCGTCTCGGCGTTCTCGATGCTGTCCTCCAAGAGTCGCTTTTCTTCATCCGATCTTCCAGCGACTGAACTCCTTGCTTCGCCATCAACACCGGCTCGCGTTGGCGTGAGGGGAGTTGGATTGTCGCTGATATCTTGAACCCTGGCCAGAGAAGCGATAATGGCGTCTGTGCAGTGTAGAATGGCGCTCAGCGGGTTTCGCATCTCGTGTGAGGTCATATCGATAAAATTCTCCTGCTGTCGCTTCGACTCGATTGCCTCTTCCTTGCGCAGCTTTTCTTGCTCTAGCTGCCACTTTTGCATCGAAACATCGCTGAGACAGCCGGTAAAGGACTGGATAACACCGTCAGAGCTCTTC
The window above is part of the Fusarium falciforme chromosome 3, complete sequence genome. Proteins encoded here:
- a CDS encoding DLH domain-containing protein; the protein is MSSASPRITSRESSHRAIPPSSSTAPFFYQSPTSYPAIATRASALPIMSTMPASHGHNEACCNIPPVVSSGYEAKGTYKEIGGYKTYVTGPLDAKKAIVVIYDIFGYFDQTLQGADILAFSDAHNKYKVFIPDWFQGKPCPIEWYPPDTDEKKKNLGEFFGTYPPPKIAGLVPDYVKAVLEQDSAISKTGILGYCWGGKVVALTTKADTNPFSVAASIHPAMVDAADAEGIKTPTILLASKEEPDEEVKKFEKALAGPKHVETFKDQIHGWMAARADLSDDRVKEEYERGYKTVLKFFGENF